One genomic segment of Oncorhynchus mykiss isolate Arlee chromosome 10, USDA_OmykA_1.1, whole genome shotgun sequence includes these proteins:
- the LOC110533175 gene encoding sarcoplasmic/endoplasmic reticulum calcium ATPase 2, translating into MDNAHTKTVEEVLGYFCVNESTGLSCEQLRKSKERWGPNELPAEEGKSLWELILEQFEDLLVRILLLAACISFTLAWFEEGEGTITAFVEPFVILLILIANAIVGVWQERNAENAIEALKEYEPEMGKVYRQDRKSVQRVRAKDLVPGDIVEVAVGDKVPADIRLTSIRSTTLRVDQSILTGESVSVIKHTDPVPDPRAVNQDKKNMLFSGTNIAAGRAIGVVVATGVQTEIGKIRDEMAATDPERTPLQQKLDQFGEQLSKVITVICVAVWGINVGHFNDPVHGGSWLRGAVYYFKIAVALAVAAIPEGLPAVITTCLALGTRRMARKNAIVRSLPSVETLGCTSVICSDKTGTLTTNQMSVHQIFVVDSVSGERCALSEFSVTGSTYAPEGEVYKDETVVKCSQYEGLVEMASICALCNDSSLDYNESKGVYEKVGEATETALCCLVEKMNVFDTDLRGLSAVERATACCSVIKQLMRKELTLEFSRDRKSMSVFCSPNKLSRSASGAKMFVKGAPESVLERCRWIRVNGGARVPMTPAGREQLQGTVREWATGRDTLRCLAMATRDSPPEIRSLNLENSATFADYESDLTFVGCVGMLDPPRKEVLGAVRMCRQAGIRVIMITGDNKGTAMSICRRVGIITEEEEEAGRDDPFSGGLTGREFDELPPHLQRQACRTGRCFARVEPTHKSRIVEYLQSLDDITAMTGDGVNDAPALKKAEIGIAMGSGTAVAKSASEMILADDNFSTIVAAVEEGRAIYNNMKQFIRYLISSNIGEVVCIFMTAALGMPEALIPVQLLWVNLVTDGFPATALGFNPPDLDIMSRPPRSPKEPLISRWLFCRYLIVGCYVGAATVGAAAWWFMAAHDGPKLSFYQLSHYLQCGEGHGEFAGVQCSVFESPYPMTMALSVLVTIEMCNALNSLSENQSLLKMPPWSNPWLVGAICLSMALHFLILYVDPLPVVFQIRPLSWPQWVVVLKMSLPVIFMDEALKFLARNWIEPGTDVERQEEERERRRRGQGSGGMTAAVSRVFKGVSWSFVLMSFPLLVWIYSLDSDITNMFYE; encoded by the exons ATGGACAATGCCCATACTAAGACAGTCGAGGAGGTGTTGGGGTATTTCTGTGTGAATGAGTCGACAGGCCTTAGCTGCGAACAGCTGAGGAAAAGCAAGGAGAGATGGGGCCCAAACG AGTTACCGGCGGAAGAAG GGAAGTCGCTATGGGAACTGATCCTGGAACAGTTTGAGGATCTCTTGGTTCGGATTCTTCTGCTGGCTGCCTGCATCTCCTtc ACTCTTGCCTGGTTCGAGGAAGGGGAGGGGACCATCACAGCCTTTGTGGAACCCTTcgtcatcctcctcatcctcatcgcCAACGCTATCGTTGGGGTGTGGCAG GAGCGTAATGCTGAGAATGCAATAGAGGCGCTGAAGGAGTATGAGCCTGAGATGGGGAAGGTGTACCGACAGGACAGGAAGAGTGTCCAGAGGGTCCGGGCTAAGGACCTCGTACCTGGGGACATAGTGGAGGTGGCAG TGGGTGATAAAGTCCCAGCAGACATCCGGCTGACCTCCATCCGCTCCACCACGCTGCGAGTGGACCAGTCTATCCTGACGGGGGAGTCGGTGTCCGTGATCAAACACACAGACCCAGTGCCTGACCCGCGAGCCGTCAACCAGGACAAGAAAAACATGCTGTTTTCT GGCACCAACATTGCGGCAGGCAGGGCTATAGGTGTGGTGGTAGCTACTGGGGTGCAGACTGAGATCGGGAAGATTCGTGATGAGATGGCTGCTACAGACCCAGAGAGAACACCGCTGCAGCAGAAACTGGACCAGTTTGGAGAACAGCTGTCCAAG gtGATCACAGTGATCTGCGTGGCAGTGTGGGGTATCAACGTAGGCCATTTCAATGACCCGGTCCACGGTGGGAGCTGGCTCAGAGGGGCTGTCTATTACTTCAAGATCGCTGTGGCACTGGCTGTAGCTGCCATCCCTGAGG GCCTACCCGCTGTGATCACCACCTGCCTAGCTCTGGGGACCAGACGCATGGCCCGGAAGAACGCCATCGTCCGCAGTCTGCCTTCTGTGGAGACCTTGGGCTGCACCTCCGTCATCTGCTCCGATAAGACTGGCACCCTCACCACCAACCAGATGTCTGTCCACcag atatttGTTGTGGACAGTGTGTCAGGGGAGCGATGCGCCCTGAGTGAGTTTTCGGTGACCGGATCTACTTACGCCCCGGAAGGGGAAGT GTATAAGGATGAGACGGTGGTGAAGTGTAGTCAGTATGAGGGCCTGGTGGAGATGGCCTCTATCTGTGCTCTGTGTAACGACTCCTCTCTGGACTACAACGAG TCTAAGGGTGTGTATGAGAAGGTAGGCGAGGCCACGGAAACGGCCCTGTGCTGTCTGGTGGAGAAGATGAACGTGTTCGACACAGACCTCAGAGGACTGTCCGCCGTCGAGAGAGCTACTGCCTGCTGCTCG GTGATTAAACAGTTGATGAGGAAGGAGTTGACGTTGGAGTTCTCCCGTGACAGGAAGTCCATGTCAGTGTTCTGTTCTCCCAACAAACTCAGCCGCTCTGCCTCCGGGGCCAAGATGTTTGTCAAG GGAGCTCCGGAGAGCGTGCTGGAGCGCTGCCGTTGGATTCGGGTGAACGGGGGTGCGCGGGTGCCCATGACGCCGGCGGGGCGGGAGCAGCTCCAGGGGACCGTCAGGGAGTGGGCCACGGGGCGGGACACCCTCCGATGCCTCGCCATGGCGACCCGGGACTCGCCTCCCGAGATACGTTCTCTCAACCTGGAGAACTCGGCCACCTTCGCTGATTACGAG tcggACCTGACCTTCGTGGGCTGCGTGGGGATGCTGGACCCCCCCAGGAAGGAAGTGCTTGGTGCGGTCCGTATGTGTCGGCAGGCTGGCATCCGCGTCATCATGATCACAG GTGACAACAAGGGCACGGCCATGTCCATCTGTCGTCGCGTGGGCATCatcacggaggaggaggaggaggcgggcaGGGACGACCCGTTCTCAGGGGGCCTGACGGGGAGGGAGTTTGACGAGCTGCCCCCCCACCTCCAGAGGCAGGCCTGTCGTACCGGACGCTGCTTCGCCCGTGTGGAACCCACACACAAGAGCCGCATCGTGGAGTACCTACAGAGCCTCGATGACATCACAGCCATG actGGTGATGGAGTGAATGATGCGCCAGCCCTGAAGAAGGCAGAGATCGGGATCGCCATGGGTTCAGGCACGGCTGTTGCCAAGTCCGCCTCAGAGATGATCTTAGCTGATGATAACTTCTCTACCATCGTAGCGGCTGTAGAAGAGGGCAGAGCCATCTACAACAACATGAAGCAGTTCATACGATACCTCATCTCTTCCAACATAGGAGAGGTTGTCTG tATTTTCATGACGGCTGCTCTGGGCATGCCCGAGGCCCTGATCCCGGTCCAGTTGCTGTGGGTCAACCTGGTGACAGACGGCTTCCCGGCCACCGCTCTGGGCTTCAACCCCCCCGACCTGGACATCATGTCCCGCCCCCCACGCTCTCCCAAGGAGCCTCTCATCTCCAGATGGCTCTTCTGCAGATACCTCATCGTCGGAT GCTACGTCGGAGCAGCTACAGTAGGAGCTGCAGCCTGGTGGTTCATGGCAGCACACGATGGACCCAAACTCTCCTTCTACCAACTG TCTCACTATCTCCAGTGCGGTGAAGGCCACGGGGAGTTTGCGGGGGTTCAGTGCTCGGTGTTCGAGTCACCCTACCCCATGACCATGGCCCTGTCTGTGCTCGTTACCATAGAGATGTGCAACGCCCTCAACAG TCTGTCAGAAAACCAGTCCCTGCTGAAGATGCCTCCTTGGTCCAACCCCTGGCTGGTGGGAGCTATCTGTCTCTCCATGGCGCTCCACTTCCTCATCCTCTACGTTGACCCCCTGcct gTGGTGTTCCAGATCCGCCCCCTGTCGTGGCCACAGTGGGTTGTGGTCCTCAAGATGTCGCTTCCAGTCATCTTCATGGACGAGGCCCTCAAGTTCCTGGCCCGGAACTGGATCGAGCCGGGTACCGACGTGGAGCGCCAGGAGGAGGAGCGGGAGCGCCGGCGGAGGGGTCAAGGGTCAGGGGGCATGACTGCCGCTGTGAGCAGGGTGTTCAAGGGCGTGTCCTGGTCATTCGTTTTAATGTCGTTCCCCCTGTTGGTCTGGATCTACAGCCTGGACTCTGATATTACTAACATGTTCTATGAGTGA